The genome window ATGAAGTTTTTAACATTCGGATCGCCGCTGCCTAGTTATTAGGAGACGCTACCAGTATGTATGAAAAAATAACTCCTCCCGATACAGGGTCTCGCATCGGCTTCAGTAACGGCGAACCAATCGTTCCAGACAATCCCATCATTCCCTTCATTCGCGGAGATGGTACGGGCGTGGACATTTGGCCTGCCGCCCAAAAGACGATCGATGCTGCCGTGCAATCTGCCTATGGTGGCAAGCGGCAAATCAGCTGGTTTAAAGTCTACGCCGGTGACGAAGCTTGCGAAAAGTACGGCACTTACCAATATTTACCTCAAGATACCCTCGATGCGATCGAAGAATACGGTATTGCCATCAAAGGGCCGCTGACAACGCCGATTGGCGGTGGCATCCGTTCTTTAAATGTGGCGCTGCGGCAAATCTTTGACCTCTACGCCTGTATCCGTCCCTGTCGGTACTATGCAGGTACGCCCTCGCCTCACAAAACTCCCGAAAAATTGGATGTTATTGTCTATCGCGAAAATACAGAAGATATTTACTTGGGAATTGAGTGGCGACAAGGTAGCGAGATTGCCGATAAATTGATTGCGTTTCTGAATAACGAATTGATCCCAGCTACTCCCGAACACGGCAAAAAACAGATTCCCCTCGACTCTGGTATCGGCATCAAACCGATCAGCAAAACTGGTTCCCAGCGCCTTGTCCGCCGTGCTATGCAGCACGCCTTGCGTTTGCCTAAAAATAAGCAGCAGGTAACCTTGGTGCATAAGGGCAATATTATGAAATATACGGAAGGCGCTTTCCGGGATTGGGGTTACGAACTAGCTACTACTGAATTTCGGGTTGAGTGCGTGACTGAACGGGAATCCTGGATTCTCACCAACAAGGAGAAAAACGCGGATATCACCCTGGAAGAAAATGCGCGTCAAATCGAGCCCGGTTACGACTCCCTGACAGCCCAAAAGCAAGCTGCTATCTGCGCCGAAATCGAAAATGTGCTTAATGCTATCTGGGAAACTCACGGGAACGGACAGTGGAAAAATAAGGTGATGGTGAACGATCGCATCGCCGATAGCATTTTCCAACAAATCCAGACGCGACCGGATGAGTACTCTATTCTGGCTACGATGAACTTAAATGGAGATTATCTCTCCGATGCGGCTGCTGCTATTGTCGGTGGGCTGGGCATGGGGCCAGGAGCTAATATTGGCGATGCGTGCGCTATTTTTGAGGCGACCCACGGCACGGCACCCAAGCACGCCGGTTTGGATCGAATTAACCCAGGTTCGGTGATTCTGTCTGGCGTGATGATGCTAGAGTTTATGGGCTGGCAAGAGGCTGCTGACTTAATCAAGAAGGGTATTGGGGATGCGATCGTCAACCGCGAGGTAACATACGATTTAGCTCGGTTGATGGAGCCTCCAGTCGATCCGCCCCTCAAGTGTTCTGAATTTGCCGAAGCGGTGATTAAGCACTACCACTAGGGAAGATGGATTTTGGATAAAAGGATTTTGGATTTTGGATTGAATAAATCTAAAATCTAAAATTCTGCTTAGGAATTTAGCGATCGCAAATTCCGTACCTCCTCAAGGCTAAGTCCGGTGCTTTGACTGATGGTTTCATCATCGAGTCTATCTAATAATTGTCGCGCGATCGCGATCGCTTTTTCTCGCATTCCTTCTTCGCGACCTTCTTCGCGACCTTCTTCGCGACCTTCTTCGCGTCCCAGAGAGATAGCCCCTTGTTGATCGTACACAAACATTTCCCTTCGTTCCAAGTCTTCCAGTTCTTCCCGGCTTAAATTGACTTGATTAGCAATTCCAAAAGCTTTATGAATTTCGG of Argonema galeatum A003/A1 contains these proteins:
- a CDS encoding NADP-dependent isocitrate dehydrogenase; translation: MYEKITPPDTGSRIGFSNGEPIVPDNPIIPFIRGDGTGVDIWPAAQKTIDAAVQSAYGGKRQISWFKVYAGDEACEKYGTYQYLPQDTLDAIEEYGIAIKGPLTTPIGGGIRSLNVALRQIFDLYACIRPCRYYAGTPSPHKTPEKLDVIVYRENTEDIYLGIEWRQGSEIADKLIAFLNNELIPATPEHGKKQIPLDSGIGIKPISKTGSQRLVRRAMQHALRLPKNKQQVTLVHKGNIMKYTEGAFRDWGYELATTEFRVECVTERESWILTNKEKNADITLEENARQIEPGYDSLTAQKQAAICAEIENVLNAIWETHGNGQWKNKVMVNDRIADSIFQQIQTRPDEYSILATMNLNGDYLSDAAAAIVGGLGMGPGANIGDACAIFEATHGTAPKHAGLDRINPGSVILSGVMMLEFMGWQEAADLIKKGIGDAIVNREVTYDLARLMEPPVDPPLKCSEFAEAVIKHYH
- a CDS encoding Rpn family recombination-promoting nuclease/putative transposase, which produces KYIDNHIDLLFVELPKFTKEQHELETLTDKWIYFIKYARTLTEVPEIIDSIPEIHKAFGIANQVNLSREELEDLERREMFVYDQQGAISLGREEGREEGREEGREEGMREKAIAIARQLLDRLDDETISQSTGLSLEEVRNLRSLNS